The genomic interval GCTGCTTTTTTGTTCATGCAATAATTTACAGTTGAAAACTCAGGAGGTACTTCTCCTCATTTCTGAACTTATTTAATTTAACAAGTTATGAATGTGAGAGTTTCATCACTGTGGTTTTCAACATCAGACGAAGGATTTGCCGTAAAACAAGTGTAATGTTCTCCTCTGGGCGTGTCTTTAGCAAACAGATAATTATAATTCAATAAAGAGACTCTTAATAAACTTCAAATGGGTCTTGAAGTGAAGTCACAGCTTATAATGATGTTGGAGGACAGGAGGAATAAGGTGGTGctcactgtgacatcacctcTATGTGGTTGGATGTGTTTCAGCCCACTGGGTGTGTCATGCCTTATTTTTGTGTATCCATTAACATGTAAAGTTGTCTGAATGGAAAATAGGATAAATATCCCGTTCTTTCCCTGAGTTTCACCAAATTTAAACTTCACTACCCTCTgtgttctctccttcctccgCCCTCCAGCAACAAACTGTCTCTACACCTCATACAGTTTGGACGCAGAGAGCCCGAAGCATCAGTAGTGAAACAGCAGAGATGACGACATCCACAAACAAGCAGCGGGAGGTCTACAACCAGCAGGGCTTCCTCTCAGCTCTGCCTGTGCTGAACCACAGGGAGCTGACAGAGGCCAGACACGCCTTCTCCAAGCTGGAGGGGGAACTTGGTGAGTATCAGTGGGTCAGGGTCCGAGTTATTCAAAGTTATATGACAGGAATTAATCACAGTCACAACCAAGTACAACATACTTGTGTGAAGCAATGATAAATTGTAtccatcatttatttattcctgaAATATCCGCCCTTGTCTGTATGTGTCAAGCATATCTCGGGAATTGTTCAACGAATCGGTTTCTCAGTTgccatgtgtattgttaagggcccagggaagtgcagtgtcaacATTGtgtaactttaaataaagaagaCGACCAGCGGTCTGTAGCAGCGTCAACCTGGATTGTGCGATTATGATGATGGTTCACGacacgacaacaacaactgattctccagttcggggTTCTGTGTACTGAGTTGAGCTTAAccaaactttaaacaaacaggtgaacagctctttgtgcagcagctgtggtgcagcttcagggttctatgcagcaggtctttactttcTGTGGCTCTATGACTGCAGCACACTTTTAAAGTTTCACACAGAAAAAGCTGCAACAGGACGATTTTGAGCAGCCACCAGATTAGTTCCTTAAAATAATGACCCTGTCTAGTTCTTTGTTCCACAACTAAATTAAACAGGATAAGAGAGATGTGATGAGGCTCATGTGTCAGTGATTAGataattagtgtgtgtgtgtgtgtgtctctctctccaggtgaagcatACACCCAGTACAGCCTCCACAATGTTCACCTTCAGTATCCGTGGGTGATGGGCCTGACCAAACACACTCGCGTCCTGGAAGTTGTCCAAGCCGTCCTGGGCCCTGACGTCATCCTACTGGACTCCCGCTTCATCTGCAAATACCCAACACTCAAAGTAGCCGACATCCAGGAGAATGacggaggaggaaacaaacctgatgggaaggatggagagaatgTGCTTCCATATGTGGCCTGGCATCAGGATATGAGGTAGTTTTAAGTTCAgaattttttcttttgaagatTTTGTCTTCCTTTGTTTTGTCTAAGTGTAGCTGTTGTGTTTGCAGGTATTGGGGTGTTGCAGGTGGccctgttctctctgtgtggctCGCTTTAGATGACTCGCGGAAGGAAAACGGCGCCCTTCAGGTCATCCCAGGTACCTCAGCTGCTCTTCTATTCTTCTCCAGTACATTTATCCCTTTAGCCTCTTTCCTGTTGAGACACAAATAAGAAGTATATacatttttggggggaaaaacaTGAGATTTACTTTCAACAACCTGCTTCACAACTTTTTTCTACGTATTGTCCCTGTAGGCAGCCACTGCTCGGGCATGTTGCCCCATCGCCAAGCCACCCGCCCTGGAAACATGCTGTCAGTCAACCAGGAGATCCCAGAGGAACTGGTGCAGGCGGAGGAAGCTGTGTTTTGTCCTCTGCTGGCCGGACAGATGTCTGTgagttgcttttgtttttgcctAACATGACATTTTAGGTATAAGTTCAATTGAAGATGGATTAATtaggatttttgtttttgttttgaaagatcCATGACGGGTTCCTTGTCCACGCCAGTGATGCCAATACATCCCAGAGGAGGCGCTGTGGGCTTGTGATCCGTTACGTCCCCACCTGTGCTTACCCCACAGAGGTGAGATAAACAAACACTAGGACTGTTCAGCTATGTTCCCACAGTCCAGCTCTGTATTGATCCTgactctctctgttcctgttaGGATCCGGATCGTCCCAGGAAGTTTCAAGCCACAGTGTTGGCCTGTGGAGACGATCAATTCAATCACTTCTCCAACAAAAGCACATGAAAACTCcctggatttttttcttcttgcaaGAAAAATTACCTTCACGCTTTACAAGCTTATTTAATggtgtgtttatatgtatacACGTTGTATTATATTTCTATGACATAGTTTGTTCTATTTTGTTGGTATATAGACGATGTATTGTCTCATGTGCAGAACTAACTGTTCCATAAAGCTTTAAAATAAATGCTAAAGTGAACACTGTTCAGTTCATTCCTGTTGTGCAGTTTTCCCACTTTACCTACATTGATGTGTGTGCTCTTTACAACTTAAATAAAGTATTGAAATATGATTCAGAGGACAGTGGTGGTTTATTGTTTGTAGTTAGATTTGGggaaattaaatacaaaattcttTAAATACACCAGTGAACACTTCAGTCATTttgagacaaaaacacagattatGTTCAATGTGAAATCTGTAAAGTATCCAGAAGAACAGAGTCAATCAATTCATGGTTCAAGAGAAGTTCAGTtagagcaggaaagagaagttcAGTTAGAGGGCAAGACTGTTTGTGGTTTTTTGCAAGGCATGTTGTTGCACTAAGAGGTGCTAGACTGCACCTCTGAGTCAGACTGATACACTTTGCATCAGCAGTACATTCAAAACATGATAACTTATATAAAATTCTTCTAACAGTGTTTATGCACAAAAACCTGTCAAAATAGAAAAAATCTAAGATGTATTGTTCGATATATTTAAATCCCTAAAAACTACCTTTAATCACTTACAATAGAAACTTTTTCCTGATACTAATATTGATCCTTGTGGAGAATCTCAAATTCTACAGCATAAAAAGACAAAGTCAGATTCATGGTCCTTCCTGGAAATCTACACTAGACCTTACATTTCCTGTACAAAATAAGGAGTTTAAGTTTAAATAACTCCAGTAGCAGAATGTATTAGTGTAACTTCAACATACTTAAACCCACAATATCAGAGAgtgagtttttagtttttaaggcGGCACtgtggtggtgcagtggttagcactgtccCCTCACAGAAAGAAGCGCTTCTTAATTCAGGTCTGctttgttttagggttagatTGATTGGAGACCCTAAATTGGTGATGTGAGTGTGACTGGTTGTTTGACTCTTGTGACCCTGCGATACGTTGGTATCCTGAACAGGGTGTATCCAGTGTCTTGCCCACTGTCAGTTGGGAgtgcctccaccccccccccccccgcctcccctcCCTCCTATCCTTTATCCCTGCATTTCCATCGTTTCTGCTCAAATAACCTGCAGGTTGGAGCAGCATGGATCTTAACTCAGATATCTTTagttacagatgttttatatata from Limanda limanda chromosome 10, fLimLim1.1, whole genome shotgun sequence carries:
- the zgc:174917 gene encoding probable alpha-ketoglutarate-dependent hypophosphite dioxygenase gives rise to the protein MTESRIQTQRDREKKRRLRSQQQQTVSTPHTVWTQRARSISSETAEMTTSTNKQREVYNQQGFLSALPVLNHRELTEARHAFSKLEGELGEAYTQYSLHNVHLQYPWVMGLTKHTRVLEVVQAVLGPDVILLDSRFICKYPTLKVADIQENDGGGNKPDGKDGENVLPYVAWHQDMRYWGVAGGPVLSVWLALDDSRKENGALQVIPGSHCSGMLPHRQATRPGNMLSVNQEIPEELVQAEEAVFCPLLAGQMSIHDGFLVHASDANTSQRRRCGLVIRYVPTCAYPTEDPDRPRKFQATVLACGDDQFNHFSNKST